A portion of the Osmia lignaria lignaria isolate PbOS001 chromosome 15, iyOsmLign1, whole genome shotgun sequence genome contains these proteins:
- the LOC117600550 gene encoding deubiquitinase DESI2 isoform X1 produces the protein MMFSSGLSCNLSFPSCLGYPQDSEELIPKMAREPIILNVYDMYWINEYTTPIGLGVFHSGVEIYGTEYAYGGHSKPISGIFEITPRVAEELGEQFRYRQSVHIGYTDFTEEDVTRIVTELGKDFRGDRYHLMNKNCNHFSSQLTLILCGQEIPGWVNRLAYFSSCVPFLQRCLPKEWLTPDALQHSLSQVSHESTPSERVTPFRKFMQHTREVYHDSKFIARIAESKKQNRRNEVQI, from the exons atgatgttttcGTCAGGTCTTAGCTGCAATTTGTCCTTTCCCAGTTGTCTGGGTTATCCACAGGACAGTGAAGAATTAATACCAAAAATGGCTCGTGAGCCAATAATTCTTAATGTCTATGATATG tATTGGATAAATGAATATACAACACCAATTGGATTAGGTGTCTTTCATTCAGGTGTTGAAATCTATGGAACAg AATATGCATATGGAGGCCATTCTAAACCAATTtctggaatttttgaaattacgCCAAGAGTTGCAGAAGAATTAGGAGAGCAATTTAGATATAG gcAATCAGTACACATTGGATATACAGACTTTACAGAGGAAGATGTAACTAGGATTGTTACAGAATTAGGGAAAGATTTTAGAGGTGACCGTTACCATTTAATGAATAAGAATTGTAATCACTTTAGTAGCCAACTTACACTT attTTATGTGGCCAAGAAATACCTGGTTGGGTAAACCGTCTCGCATATTTTAGTTCTTGTGTACCATTTCTTCAACGTTGCCTACCGAAAGAATGGCTAACACCCGATGCGCTTCAACATTCTTTAAGCCAAGTCAGCCATGAAAGTACGCCTTCTGAAA GAGTTACAccttttagaaaatttatgcAACACACGAGGGAAGTTTATCATGACAGTAAATTTATCGCCAGGATCGCGGAATCCAAGAAACAAAACCGTCGAAACGAGGTACAAATTTGA
- the NC2alpha gene encoding negative cofactor 2 alpha isoform X1, with the protein MTMPSKKKKYNARFPAGRIKKIMQTDEEVGKVAQAVPIIISRTLELFVHSLLTKTMEITSAKNAKTLSPSHMKQCILSESRFDFLKDLVKSLPDVSGPDEEVPTPPLTPAPINTNLSNTSVCAPVVRHSEVRTQKQQMGFSTEVNLESKNSKDNGGTGIHNSGGDNELTIKDTSVQQVPEFQITVPASFQISQPNFYTEVNPMNLSTNTPGVNAYNQPTSNFAHTATLNEDYDT; encoded by the exons ATGACAATgccaagtaaaaagaaaaaatataatgcaCGTTTCCCAGCG ggtcgaattaaaaaaattatgcaaACTGACGAAGAAGTTGGGAAAGTTGCACAAGCAGTACCGATCATAATTT CTAGAACATTAGAACTGTTTGTACATTCACTGCTTACAAAAACTATGGAGATTACAAGTGCCAAAAATGCTAAGACTCTAAGTCCATCTCATAT gaAACAGTGTATTTTGTCTGAAAGTCgttttgattttttaaaagatTTAGTAAAATCATTACCAGATGTATCAGGACCTGATGAAGAAGTGCCTACACCACCGTTGACACCTGCTCCAATAAATACAAATCTGTCAAATACATCTGTTTGTGCACCTGTAGTACGACATTCTGAAGTAAG aacTCAAAAACAACAAATGGGATTCAGTACTGAAGTAAATTTAGAAAGTAAAAATTCAAAAGATAATGGAGGAACAGGAATACACAACTCAGGTGGTGATAATGAATTAACAATTAAAGACACGTCTGTTCAACAAGttccagaatttcaaataaCTGTGCCTGCGTCATTTCAAATTAGTCAACCTAACTTTTATACAGAAGTTAATCCTATGAATTTAAGTACAAATACACCTGGTGTAAATGCATATAATCAGCCAACATCAAATTTTGCTCATACTGCCACTCTTAATGAAGACTATGATACATAG
- the LOC117600550 gene encoding deubiquitinase DESI2 isoform X2, translating into MMFSSGLSCNLSFPSCLGYPQDSEELIPKMAREPIILNVYDMYWINEYTTPIGLGVFHSGVEIYGTEYAYGGHSKPISGIFEITPRVAEELGEQFRYRQSVHIGYTDFTEEDVTRIVTELGKDFRGDRYHLMNKNCNHFSSQLTLILCGQEIPGWVNRLAYFSSCVPFLQRCLPKEWLTPDALQHSLSQVSHESTPSEKNLCNTRGKFIMTVNLSPGSRNPRNKTVETRYKFDIVL; encoded by the exons atgatgttttcGTCAGGTCTTAGCTGCAATTTGTCCTTTCCCAGTTGTCTGGGTTATCCACAGGACAGTGAAGAATTAATACCAAAAATGGCTCGTGAGCCAATAATTCTTAATGTCTATGATATG tATTGGATAAATGAATATACAACACCAATTGGATTAGGTGTCTTTCATTCAGGTGTTGAAATCTATGGAACAg AATATGCATATGGAGGCCATTCTAAACCAATTtctggaatttttgaaattacgCCAAGAGTTGCAGAAGAATTAGGAGAGCAATTTAGATATAG gcAATCAGTACACATTGGATATACAGACTTTACAGAGGAAGATGTAACTAGGATTGTTACAGAATTAGGGAAAGATTTTAGAGGTGACCGTTACCATTTAATGAATAAGAATTGTAATCACTTTAGTAGCCAACTTACACTT attTTATGTGGCCAAGAAATACCTGGTTGGGTAAACCGTCTCGCATATTTTAGTTCTTGTGTACCATTTCTTCAACGTTGCCTACCGAAAGAATGGCTAACACCCGATGCGCTTCAACATTCTTTAAGCCAAGTCAGCCATGAAAGTACGCCTTCTGAAA aaaatttatgcAACACACGAGGGAAGTTTATCATGACAGTAAATTTATCGCCAGGATCGCGGAATCCAAGAAACAAAACCGTCGAAACGAGGTACAAATTTGATATTGTACTCTGA
- the LOC117600550 gene encoding deubiquitinase DESI2 isoform X3: MMFSSGLSCNLSFPSCLGYPQDSEELIPKMAREPIILNVYDMYWINEYTTPIGLGVFHSGVEIYGTEYAYGGHSKPISGIFEITPRVAEELGEQFRYRQSVHIGYTDFTEEDVTRIVTELGKDFRGDRYHLMNKNCNHFSSQLTLILCGQEIPGWVNRLAYFSSCVPFLQRCLPKEWLTPDALQHSLSQVSHESTPSERSRNPRNKTVETRYKFDIVL, from the exons atgatgttttcGTCAGGTCTTAGCTGCAATTTGTCCTTTCCCAGTTGTCTGGGTTATCCACAGGACAGTGAAGAATTAATACCAAAAATGGCTCGTGAGCCAATAATTCTTAATGTCTATGATATG tATTGGATAAATGAATATACAACACCAATTGGATTAGGTGTCTTTCATTCAGGTGTTGAAATCTATGGAACAg AATATGCATATGGAGGCCATTCTAAACCAATTtctggaatttttgaaattacgCCAAGAGTTGCAGAAGAATTAGGAGAGCAATTTAGATATAG gcAATCAGTACACATTGGATATACAGACTTTACAGAGGAAGATGTAACTAGGATTGTTACAGAATTAGGGAAAGATTTTAGAGGTGACCGTTACCATTTAATGAATAAGAATTGTAATCACTTTAGTAGCCAACTTACACTT attTTATGTGGCCAAGAAATACCTGGTTGGGTAAACCGTCTCGCATATTTTAGTTCTTGTGTACCATTTCTTCAACGTTGCCTACCGAAAGAATGGCTAACACCCGATGCGCTTCAACATTCTTTAAGCCAAGTCAGCCATGAAAGTACGCCTTCTGAAA GATCGCGGAATCCAAGAAACAAAACCGTCGAAACGAGGTACAAATTTGATATTGTACTCTGA
- the DNApol-eta gene encoding DNA polymerase eta, with the protein MANTDNDRIVVLIDMDCFFCQVETKLQPAYAGKPLAVVQYNQWQLGGIIAVNYEAREYGVTRHMRGEEAKQKCSDLILASVPCLRGKADTSRYRSAGREVVDVIKKHCNIIEKASVDEAYLDITDIVVKKMSTNSISQERLTTQLCNTFVVGYSEIGNNDEEERCKGLNSWLTNIFEEFEDVQTQKLALAGMIVEELRNDIFKETGFKCSAGISFNKILAKLACGLHKPNRQTILPLNAVSKLYSTLPIKKVRNLGGKFGDVVIESLNCNVMGDLLQYSLQYLQKRFDDKTGLWLFNIARGIDNEPVTTRLVSKSIGACKTFPGKLAITSLDVLKHWASELSAEVCERLEQDLQENERRATLLTICYHYYQNRSTVSQSRSCALNSYKPEKMAIRCVEIISKSTQCPIAYLGISAGKFIPAKDNENLRNFFKLSKTKHTQDINNQTENVKLKCVETEDSITKITNNLQPNKCISTFKINEMNNASHSIVKNIQNSQNSLKLNKQICNEKTDSSPTSSKLNNLIMSLNERSKKLNNYNFNNSLDQNDFKESFFMNIFNSEKTKSKDTDACDIEMIEINEDTNINFEYENLNENNVQKSENNHKNASDSSTEEHNESTSSKDEKKQPSSNININNNINHGQSTIKLKDIFPDLNNIDLSVLALLPLDLQEEAKFYIKSQNKKDNAKEIIVRNTKGKNRSKTNDSKAKKLGDIYSFLVRKESPNFIEVPSKQCVQCCRMIPLLKYQEHCDFHVAENLQKELNNSVSQTVNIKRKGNVSDISTNSIKRRSSEGT; encoded by the exons atgGCGAATACAGATAATGATAGAATTGTTGTATTAATTGATATGGATTGTTTCTTCTGTCAAGTTGAAACAAAACTTCAACCAGCATATGCTGGAAAACCACTTGCTGTTGTTCAGTATAATCAGTGGCAGTTAGGAGG AATAATTGCTGTTAATTATGAGGCAAGAGAATATGGGGTTACTAGACACATGAGAGGTGAAGAAGCCAAACAAAAATGTTCGGATCTTATTTTAGCTTCTGTACCATGTCTTCGTGGAAAAGCAGATACATCTAg ATATAGAAGTGCTGGACGTGAGGTTGTTGATGTCATAAAGAAACATTGCAATATAATAGAAAAAGCTAGTGTGGATGAAGCATATTTAGATATTactgacattgttgttaaaaaAATGTCTACAAACTCTATTTCTCAAGAGCGTTTAACAACACAGCTTTGTAATACATTTGTAGTGGGATATTCAGAAATTGGAAATAATGATGAAG AGGAAAGATGTAAAGGACTAAATAGTTGGcttacaaatatttttgaagaatttgAAGATGTACAAACTCAGAAACTTGCATTAGCTGGAATGATAGTTGAAGAATTAAGAAATGACATATTTAAAGAAACAGGATTCAAATGTTCTGCTGGTATTTCATTCAATAAG ATATTAGCTAAATTAGCATGTGGATTGCATAAACCGAATAGACAGACAATTTTACCTTTGAATGCAGTGTCAAAACTTTATTCAACATTACCTATAAAAAAAGTTAGAAATCTTGGTGGAAAGTTTGgagatgttgttattgaatctcTTAATTGTAATGTTATGGGTGACTTATTGCAGTATTCATTGCAATATTTACAAAAACGTTTTGATGACAAAACGGG ATTATGGTTATTTAATATTGCTCGAGGTATAGACAACGAGCCTGTCACTACACGACTTGTATCAAAGTCAATTGGAGCATGCAAAACGTTTCCAGGAAAACTGGCTATTACTTCGTTAGATGTG TTAAAACATTGGGCTAGTGAGTTGTCAGCAGAAGTTTGTGAACGTTTGGAACAAGATCTTCAGGAAAATGAACGACGTGCAACGTTACTTACAATATGCTATCACTATTATCAAAACAGAAGTACTGTATCTCAATCACGTTCGTGCGCTTTAAATTCGTATAAACCAGAAAAAATGGCAATTCGCTGTGTAGAAATTATATCTAAATCAACGCAATGTCCAATAGCATATTTAGGAATCTCAGCTGGAAAATTTATTCCTGCTAAAGACAACGAAAATCTTAGGAACTTCTTTAAATTAAGTAAGACAAAACACACCCAGGACATAAATAATCAAACAGAAAATGTAAAACTAAAATGTGTGGAGACAGAAGATAGTATTACTAAAATAACGAATAATTTGCAACCAAATAAATGCATTAGcacttttaaaattaatgaaatgaaTAACGCATCACATAGTATAGTTAAAAATATACAGAATTCTCAAaatagtttaaaattaaataaacaaatttgtaaTGAGAAAACAGACAGTTCACCTACTtctagtaaattaaataatttaattatgtcATTAAACGAGCGAAGtaagaaattgaataattataattttaacaattcGTTAGATCAAAATGATTTCAAAGAATcattttttatgaatatttttaattcagaaAAAACCAAATCGAAAGATACAGATGCATGTGACATTGAAATGATTGAAATTAATGAAGATACGAATATTAATTtcgaatatgaaaatttaaatgaaaataatgtacaaAAAAGTGAGAATAATCATAAGAACGCTTCAGACAGTAGTACTGAAGAACATAATGAATCTACAAGTAGTAAGGATGAGAAAAAGCAACCATCCTCaaacataaatataaataacaatataaatCATGGGCAAAGTACCATAAAACTAAAAGATATATTTCCTGATTTGAATAATATTGACCTTAGTGTACTTGCATTATTACCTTTAgatttacaagaagaagcaaaattttatataaaatcacaAAATAAGAAGGATAATGCGAAAGAAATTATAGTAAGAAATACAAAGGGAAAAAATAGATCTAAGACAAATGATTCAAAAGCAAAGAAACTTGGTGATATTTATAGTTTCCTCGTTAGAAAAGAATCTCCTAATTTTATTGAAGTGCCTTCTAAACAGTGTGTACAGTGTTGTCGAATGATACCTTTATTAAAGTATCAGGAGCATTGCGATTTTCATGTGGCTGAAAATCTGCAAAAGGAACTGAACAATTCTGTGTCACAAACcgtaaatataaaaagaaaaggcaacGTATCTGACATAAGTACGAATTCAATAAAACGTCGATCGAGTGAAGGTACTTGA
- the NC2alpha gene encoding negative cofactor 2 alpha isoform X2: MQTDEEVGKVAQAVPIIISRTLELFVHSLLTKTMEITSAKNAKTLSPSHMKQCILSESRFDFLKDLVKSLPDVSGPDEEVPTPPLTPAPINTNLSNTSVCAPVVRHSEVRTQKQQMGFSTEVNLESKNSKDNGGTGIHNSGGDNELTIKDTSVQQVPEFQITVPASFQISQPNFYTEVNPMNLSTNTPGVNAYNQPTSNFAHTATLNEDYDT, from the exons atgcaaACTGACGAAGAAGTTGGGAAAGTTGCACAAGCAGTACCGATCATAATTT CTAGAACATTAGAACTGTTTGTACATTCACTGCTTACAAAAACTATGGAGATTACAAGTGCCAAAAATGCTAAGACTCTAAGTCCATCTCATAT gaAACAGTGTATTTTGTCTGAAAGTCgttttgattttttaaaagatTTAGTAAAATCATTACCAGATGTATCAGGACCTGATGAAGAAGTGCCTACACCACCGTTGACACCTGCTCCAATAAATACAAATCTGTCAAATACATCTGTTTGTGCACCTGTAGTACGACATTCTGAAGTAAG aacTCAAAAACAACAAATGGGATTCAGTACTGAAGTAAATTTAGAAAGTAAAAATTCAAAAGATAATGGAGGAACAGGAATACACAACTCAGGTGGTGATAATGAATTAACAATTAAAGACACGTCTGTTCAACAAGttccagaatttcaaataaCTGTGCCTGCGTCATTTCAAATTAGTCAACCTAACTTTTATACAGAAGTTAATCCTATGAATTTAAGTACAAATACACCTGGTGTAAATGCATATAATCAGCCAACATCAAATTTTGCTCATACTGCCACTCTTAATGAAGACTATGATACATAG